A genome region from Sciurus carolinensis chromosome 19, mSciCar1.2, whole genome shotgun sequence includes the following:
- the Ssuh2 gene encoding protein SSUH2 homolog isoform X1 — protein MDRDLSEEDSVESLSFEAESPLAPPTELLERLPSYDWLLHGGGQQIFFPPSEALVRPPEPTSWSSFLEHSRVPVVTEEVAREALLSFVNSKCCYGSAAADDLIIRELRRQTLCRYRLETFSESRISEWTFQPFTNHSVDGPQRGTSPRLWDIKVQVPPMFREDTKKFQVPHSSLVKECHRCHGRGRYKCSGCHGSGMVRCLTCSGAKRKAMQPRRCPMCSGSGRRRCSTCSGRGSKTCATCKGQRRLVHFLQLVVTWRNSLFEFVSDHQLHCPPELLGKAKGENLFRDENSAVYPIVDFPLREISLASQRGIAEHSASLASRARILQQRQTIELIPLTEVHYWYQGKTYVYYIYGTDHQVYVVDYPERYCCGCTIL, from the exons ATGGACAGGGACCTGAGTGAAGAGGACA GTGTGGAGAGCCTGAGTTTCGAGGCCGAGAGTCCTCTGGCGCCCCCTACTGAACTCCTGGAGAGGCTGCCCAGCTATGACTGGCTTCTTCATGGAGGCG gGCAGCAAATATTCTTTCCACCTTCAGAGGCCCTAGTGAGACCCCCAGAACCAACATCCTGGTCCTCGTTCCTGGAACACAG CAGAGTCCCTGTGGTGACAGAGGAGGTGGCCCGTGAGGCCCTTCTCAGCTTCGTGAACTCTAAATGTTGCTATGGCAGCGCAGCCGCTGATGACCTCATCATCCGGGAGCTGAGGCGCCAGACCCTCTGCAGG TATCGACTGGAGACCTTCAGTGAATCCAGGATAAGCGAGTGGACATTTCAACCTTTTACTA ATCACTCAGTAGATGGGCCACAAAGAGGCACCTCTCCCAGGCTTTGGGATATCAAGGTCCAGGTCCCTCCAATGTTTCGGGAGGACACCAAGAAGTTCCAAGTCCCTCATTCTTCACTAGTCAAG GAATGCCACAGATGTCACGGGCGTGGGCGGTACAAGTGCAGCGGCTGCCATGGGTCTGGCATG GTGAGGTGCTTGACCTGCAGCGGAGCCAAGCGCAAAGCCATGCAGCCCCGGAGGTGTCCGATGTGCTCGGGCTCTGGCAGGCGCAG GTGCAGCACGTGCTCGGGGAGAGGGAGCAAGACGTGTGCCACCTGCAAGGGGCAGAGGAGGCTGGTGCACTTCCTCCAGCTGGTCGTCACGTG GAGAAACAGCCTGTTTGAGTTCGTGTCCGACCACCAGCTCCACTGTCCCCCGGAGCTGCTGGGGAAAGCCAAGGGAGAAAACCTCTTTAGGGATGAAAACTCCGCG GTGTACCCCATTGTCGACTTCCCCCTGAGGGAGATCTCTCTGGCCTCCCAGAGGGGCATCGCAGAGCACAGCGCCTCCCTGGCCTCCCGCGCCCGCATCCTGCAGCAG CGCCAGACCATCGAGCTCATCCCCCTTACAGAAGTTCACTACTGGTACCAAGGGAAGACTTATGTCTACTACATCTATGGCACCGACCACCAGGTGTATGTGGTGGACTACCCTGAGCGATACTGCTGTGGCTGTACAATTCTCTGA
- the Ssuh2 gene encoding protein SSUH2 homolog isoform X2 gives MDRDLSEEDSVESLSFEAESPLAPPTELLERLPSYDWLLHGGGQQIFFPPSEALVRPPEPTSWSSFLEHRVPVVTEEVAREALLSFVNSKCCYGSAAADDLIIRELRRQTLCRYRLETFSESRISEWTFQPFTNHSVDGPQRGTSPRLWDIKVQVPPMFREDTKKFQVPHSSLVKECHRCHGRGRYKCSGCHGSGMVRCLTCSGAKRKAMQPRRCPMCSGSGRRRCSTCSGRGSKTCATCKGQRRLVHFLQLVVTWRNSLFEFVSDHQLHCPPELLGKAKGENLFRDENSAVYPIVDFPLREISLASQRGIAEHSASLASRARILQQRQTIELIPLTEVHYWYQGKTYVYYIYGTDHQVYVVDYPERYCCGCTIL, from the exons ATGGACAGGGACCTGAGTGAAGAGGACA GTGTGGAGAGCCTGAGTTTCGAGGCCGAGAGTCCTCTGGCGCCCCCTACTGAACTCCTGGAGAGGCTGCCCAGCTATGACTGGCTTCTTCATGGAGGCG gGCAGCAAATATTCTTTCCACCTTCAGAGGCCCTAGTGAGACCCCCAGAACCAACATCCTGGTCCTCGTTCCTGGAACACAG AGTCCCTGTGGTGACAGAGGAGGTGGCCCGTGAGGCCCTTCTCAGCTTCGTGAACTCTAAATGTTGCTATGGCAGCGCAGCCGCTGATGACCTCATCATCCGGGAGCTGAGGCGCCAGACCCTCTGCAGG TATCGACTGGAGACCTTCAGTGAATCCAGGATAAGCGAGTGGACATTTCAACCTTTTACTA ATCACTCAGTAGATGGGCCACAAAGAGGCACCTCTCCCAGGCTTTGGGATATCAAGGTCCAGGTCCCTCCAATGTTTCGGGAGGACACCAAGAAGTTCCAAGTCCCTCATTCTTCACTAGTCAAG GAATGCCACAGATGTCACGGGCGTGGGCGGTACAAGTGCAGCGGCTGCCATGGGTCTGGCATG GTGAGGTGCTTGACCTGCAGCGGAGCCAAGCGCAAAGCCATGCAGCCCCGGAGGTGTCCGATGTGCTCGGGCTCTGGCAGGCGCAG GTGCAGCACGTGCTCGGGGAGAGGGAGCAAGACGTGTGCCACCTGCAAGGGGCAGAGGAGGCTGGTGCACTTCCTCCAGCTGGTCGTCACGTG GAGAAACAGCCTGTTTGAGTTCGTGTCCGACCACCAGCTCCACTGTCCCCCGGAGCTGCTGGGGAAAGCCAAGGGAGAAAACCTCTTTAGGGATGAAAACTCCGCG GTGTACCCCATTGTCGACTTCCCCCTGAGGGAGATCTCTCTGGCCTCCCAGAGGGGCATCGCAGAGCACAGCGCCTCCCTGGCCTCCCGCGCCCGCATCCTGCAGCAG CGCCAGACCATCGAGCTCATCCCCCTTACAGAAGTTCACTACTGGTACCAAGGGAAGACTTATGTCTACTACATCTATGGCACCGACCACCAGGTGTATGTGGTGGACTACCCTGAGCGATACTGCTGTGGCTGTACAATTCTCTGA